From the Lysobacter sp. FW306-1B-D06B genome, one window contains:
- a CDS encoding sulfurtransferase yields MLNLAAYHFVSIDRPEALAATLRERAEAAALRGTMLVAGEGINLFLAGEDAALHGFLDALREDPRFAQIIVKFSHSQSQPFARLKVKVKPEIISFRRENASPLQGRAPTVEPQVLARWLDQGHDDAGKPVVMLDTRNREEFAYGTFNGALTLPIDNFTDLPQALQAHRPTLRDTTVVSFCTGGIRCEKAALWMQSDGMHNVLQLDGGILGYFEQVGGRHYDGRCFVFDERVALDPELQPLVDDAA; encoded by the coding sequence ATGCTGAATCTCGCCGCCTACCACTTCGTCTCCATCGACCGCCCCGAGGCCCTGGCCGCCACCCTGCGCGAACGCGCCGAGGCCGCCGCGCTGCGCGGCACAATGCTGGTGGCGGGCGAGGGCATCAACCTGTTCCTGGCGGGCGAGGACGCCGCGCTCCACGGTTTCCTCGATGCATTGCGTGAGGATCCGCGCTTCGCGCAGATCATCGTCAAGTTCAGCCACAGCCAGTCGCAACCGTTCGCGCGGCTCAAGGTGAAGGTGAAGCCGGAGATCATCAGCTTCCGTCGCGAGAACGCCTCGCCGCTGCAAGGTCGCGCGCCGACGGTGGAACCGCAGGTGCTGGCGCGCTGGCTCGATCAAGGGCACGACGATGCAGGCAAGCCGGTGGTGATGCTCGATACGCGCAATCGCGAGGAGTTCGCCTACGGCACCTTCAATGGTGCGTTGACGCTGCCGATCGACAACTTCACCGATCTGCCGCAGGCACTGCAGGCGCATCGCCCGACGCTGCGCGACACGACGGTGGTGAGCTTCTGCACCGGCGGCATCCGCTGCGAGAAGGCCGCGCTGTGGATGCAGTCCGACGGAATGCATAACGTGTTGCAGCTCGACGGCGGCATTCTGGGTTACTTTGAGCAGGTCGGCGGCCGCCATTACGATGGTCGCTGCTTCGTGTTCGACGAGCGCGTGGCGCTCGATCCCGAACTCCAACCCCTGGTGGACGACGCCGCCTGA
- a CDS encoding DUF998 domain-containing protein, with the protein MSDVPVVVEARLTAARTRTIGTWALGGVTVFAVVATAMQFLRTDLDWVRATLSFYLLGPVGLWLQLAYLGLAMSLGLIGAGYYGAATRTGRSPAALVLFLVGAIALAITAWAETDRGGPGAMTTHAYVHAISAPLAFLGTTVGMLVQSWSLRRDPRWRRHFALAFALAVFCFISLWLHALWRDLPRGLSQKAVIAAILVWLALAARWLRQTSPSGHV; encoded by the coding sequence ATGTCCGACGTCCCGGTCGTAGTCGAAGCGCGCCTGACGGCGGCACGGACGCGAACGATCGGGACCTGGGCGCTGGGTGGGGTGACCGTGTTCGCGGTGGTCGCCACCGCGATGCAGTTCCTGCGCACGGACCTGGACTGGGTCCGTGCGACGCTGAGTTTCTACCTGCTCGGGCCGGTCGGCTTGTGGTTGCAGCTGGCCTACCTCGGGCTTGCGATGAGCCTGGGCCTGATCGGCGCGGGCTACTACGGCGCGGCGACCCGCACCGGCCGCAGTCCTGCGGCGCTGGTGCTGTTCCTGGTCGGCGCGATCGCGCTGGCCATCACCGCCTGGGCCGAGACCGACCGCGGCGGCCCGGGCGCGATGACGACGCACGCCTACGTGCACGCGATCTCCGCGCCGCTGGCCTTTCTCGGCACGACGGTGGGCATGCTCGTGCAGAGCTGGTCGCTGCGTCGCGACCCGCGCTGGCGCCGCCACTTCGCGCTGGCCTTCGCGCTGGCGGTGTTCTGCTTCATCTCGCTGTGGCTGCACGCGCTCTGGCGCGACCTGCCGCGCGGGCTGAGTCAGAAGGCGGTGATCGCCGCGATCCTGGTCTGGCTGGCGCTTGCGGCCCGGTGGTTGCGGCAAACGTCGCCTTCTGGCCATGTTTGA
- a CDS encoding DUF1993 domain-containing protein, protein MSLSLHEASVPVFRHMLRALDGVLAKGEEHAKTAGYDPDVLLQTRLFPDMFPLLRQVQIACDFAKSISARLADVEVPAMPDEERSFAELRERIARTLAFVEGLDALLFDGAGEREIVLRPGTPKERRFDGRGYLLQYGLPQFFFHVTTAYALLRHNGVPVGKLDYMGAR, encoded by the coding sequence ATGTCACTTTCCCTGCACGAGGCCAGTGTGCCCGTGTTCCGCCACATGCTCCGCGCACTCGACGGCGTGCTCGCCAAGGGTGAAGAGCACGCGAAGACGGCGGGCTACGACCCGGACGTCCTCCTGCAGACGCGGTTGTTCCCGGACATGTTCCCGCTGCTGCGCCAGGTGCAGATCGCCTGCGATTTCGCCAAGAGCATCTCGGCGCGCCTGGCCGATGTCGAAGTGCCCGCGATGCCCGACGAAGAGCGCAGTTTCGCCGAGTTGCGCGAGCGCATCGCGCGCACGCTGGCCTTCGTCGAAGGCCTGGACGCGCTGCTGTTCGACGGCGCCGGGGAGCGCGAGATCGTCCTGCGCCCCGGTACCCCGAAGGAGCGCCGTTTCGACGGTCGCGGCTACCTGCTCCAGTACGGCCTGCCGCAGTTCTTCTTCCACGTGACGACCGCCTACGCGCTGCTGCGCCACAACGGCGTGCCGGTCGGCAAACTGGATTACATGGGAGCACGCTGA